In Streptomyces sp. TS71-3, the following proteins share a genomic window:
- a CDS encoding Lrp/AsnC family transcriptional regulator, giving the protein MAKDVVLDSVDLALLRELQNDGRLPNKTLAQRIGVAPSTCLARTQRLIDSGVILGFRAEVSAAAIGRQVQAVLAVQFVSHSRPLVDPFVAWARSRPQTRALFHVTGAFDFLVQAACSDTEDLQELVLEFTGRREVGRVETHLVFGSWQGGPLTPG; this is encoded by the coding sequence ATGGCGAAAGACGTTGTCCTGGATTCGGTCGACCTCGCCCTTCTGCGGGAACTGCAGAACGATGGTCGGCTCCCCAACAAGACGCTGGCCCAGCGGATCGGCGTGGCGCCGTCGACGTGCCTCGCGCGCACCCAGCGGCTGATCGACTCCGGGGTCATCCTCGGCTTCCGGGCCGAGGTCAGCGCGGCGGCGATCGGCCGGCAGGTGCAGGCCGTGCTCGCCGTGCAGTTCGTCTCCCATTCACGCCCGCTGGTGGACCCGTTCGTGGCGTGGGCGCGCAGCCGTCCCCAGACGCGCGCGCTCTTCCACGTCACCGGCGCCTTCGACTTCCTCGTGCAGGCGGCGTGCAGCGACACGGAGGATCTCCAGGAACTCGTCCTGGAGTTCACCGGGCGCAGGGAGGTGGGGCGCGTGGAGACCCACCTCGTGTTCGGGTCGTGGCAAGGGGGGCCGCTCACGCCCGGTTAG
- a CDS encoding SpoIIE family protein phosphatase, translating to MRGREESAVGAAAGEEAVRGAAVLVDQAFADTARAVGAHVGNLFLHVPDQQVLQMTAVIGGPSRLAEPWSPVALAAPIPAAEAARSQAPVHLADQQELARRFPRAALVFPYSVAIYAVPLVAGGACWGVMQVLWPGSHAELSDAELATTGEAADRMARTLKEAADHGYPVRPRDEPFAVPPPPVTHDHAAALTERFAEGFVALDLHCRMTFVSARAARLLGRDRAELLGADIVDVLPWMADPDHDNAYLSAFLSRVPTDFTARRPDGARLSVQLCPDDTGISVRIGSASAADSAAGSQRASEDSLRSAPVTTGTLFHLLHLTAALTEASGVREVTESLMEQMMPVLGAQGLALMVADEGRLRVVDSRGFPPEMSGYLDGIPLATQTEGIRTIETGTARFHSDNTELVRDLPQHRHYRLMAAFAFLPLTVSSGTFGCWVLGYDEQRAFPADERAELTSLAGMISQALERARLHDANARVARGLQDGLLPRRLPQVRGVEVAARYRPATHALDVGGDFYDLIDFGDDSVGAVIGDVQGHSVQAAALMGQIRTAVHTHARVGAPPEEILARTNRLLIELSGSMFCSCLYAHLDVPGQRVVLACAGHPPPILRHPDHHTEVVDLPPGLLLGVEEEPRFQSVEVPMPPGSMLALYSDGLVERPGVDLGVSIDSLAEQVARAGGERLDVFADAVVRWAEETVVPESSDDIALLLVRAEPSVSRCAG from the coding sequence GTGCGCGGGCGGGAGGAGAGCGCCGTCGGCGCCGCGGCCGGTGAGGAGGCGGTGCGGGGAGCCGCGGTGCTCGTCGACCAGGCGTTCGCCGACACCGCGCGTGCCGTGGGAGCGCACGTGGGCAACCTCTTCCTGCACGTCCCGGACCAGCAGGTGCTGCAGATGACGGCGGTGATCGGAGGGCCCAGCAGGCTCGCCGAACCGTGGTCACCGGTGGCGCTGGCGGCGCCGATACCGGCGGCCGAGGCGGCCCGGTCCCAGGCGCCCGTCCACCTCGCCGACCAGCAGGAGCTGGCCCGCCGCTTCCCCCGCGCCGCGCTCGTGTTCCCGTACTCGGTGGCCATCTACGCCGTGCCGTTGGTCGCCGGCGGCGCCTGCTGGGGGGTCATGCAGGTGCTGTGGCCCGGCAGCCACGCCGAACTGTCCGACGCGGAGCTGGCGACGACCGGCGAGGCCGCCGACCGGATGGCCCGGACGCTGAAGGAGGCCGCCGACCACGGGTATCCGGTGCGCCCGAGGGACGAGCCGTTCGCCGTGCCGCCGCCGCCCGTCACCCACGACCACGCTGCCGCGCTCACCGAGCGCTTCGCCGAAGGGTTCGTCGCGCTCGACCTGCACTGCCGGATGACCTTCGTCTCCGCCCGTGCGGCCCGGTTGCTCGGTCGCGACCGCGCCGAGCTGCTGGGCGCCGACATCGTGGACGTGCTGCCCTGGATGGCCGACCCCGATCACGACAACGCCTACCTCTCGGCATTCCTGAGCCGCGTGCCCACGGACTTCACCGCCAGGCGGCCGGACGGCGCCCGGCTGTCCGTCCAGCTCTGCCCGGACGACACCGGCATCAGCGTGAGGATCGGGTCCGCGTCCGCAGCGGACAGCGCGGCCGGGTCGCAGCGGGCGTCCGAGGACTCCCTCCGCTCCGCCCCCGTCACCACCGGCACCCTCTTCCACCTGCTGCACCTGACCGCGGCGCTCACGGAGGCCTCGGGGGTGCGGGAGGTGACCGAGTCGCTGATGGAGCAGATGATGCCGGTCCTGGGCGCCCAGGGCCTGGCGCTGATGGTCGCCGACGAGGGCCGGTTGCGTGTGGTGGACTCGCGCGGCTTCCCGCCCGAGATGAGCGGGTACCTCGACGGCATTCCGCTGGCCACCCAGACCGAGGGCATACGGACGATAGAGACCGGCACCGCCCGCTTCCACTCCGACAACACCGAGCTGGTGCGCGACCTCCCCCAGCACCGGCACTACCGCCTCATGGCCGCCTTCGCCTTCCTGCCGCTGACGGTCTCCAGCGGCACCTTCGGGTGCTGGGTGCTGGGCTACGACGAGCAGCGGGCCTTCCCGGCGGACGAACGCGCCGAGCTGACCTCGCTCGCCGGGATGATCTCGCAGGCGCTGGAACGGGCCCGGCTCCACGACGCCAACGCCCGCGTGGCGCGCGGCCTCCAGGACGGGCTGCTGCCGCGCCGCCTGCCGCAGGTGCGGGGCGTTGAGGTCGCCGCACGGTACCGTCCCGCGACCCACGCCCTGGACGTCGGCGGCGACTTCTACGACCTGATCGATTTCGGCGACGACTCCGTGGGGGCGGTGATCGGCGACGTCCAGGGGCACAGCGTCCAGGCGGCCGCCCTGATGGGCCAGATCCGCACCGCCGTGCACACCCATGCGCGGGTGGGCGCGCCGCCCGAGGAGATCCTTGCCCGCACCAACCGGTTGCTGATCGAGCTGAGCGGCAGCATGTTCTGCAGCTGCCTCTACGCCCATCTCGACGTGCCGGGGCAGCGGGTCGTGCTGGCCTGCGCCGGGCATCCACCGCCGATCCTGCGGCATCCGGACCACCACACCGAGGTCGTCGATCTGCCGCCGGGGCTGCTCCTCGGTGTCGAGGAGGAGCCGCGCTTCCAGTCGGTCGAGGTGCCGATGCCGCCCGGCAGCATGCTCGCCCTCTACAGCGACGGGCTCGTGGAGCGGCCCGGTGTCGATCTGGGGGTGTCCATCGACTCCCTCGCCGAGCAGGTGGCGCGGGCGGGGGGTGAGCGGCTCGATGTGTTCGCCGACGCGGTTGTTCGGTGGGCCGAGGAGACGGTGGTGCCTGAGAGCAGTGATGACATCGCGTTGCTGCTGGTGAGGGCGGAGCCCTCGGTCAGCCGTTGTGCGGGGTGA
- a CDS encoding PLP-dependent aspartate aminotransferase family protein: MTSHHWTTRAIHAGRDDLVDLGLHAPPLDLSTTYPSRDTAAEAARLDVFSAGVDDGGPPIYGRVGNPTVSRFESALAELEGAEAAVAFASGMAALAACLLALVMRGRPHVVAIRPLYGTSDHLLETGLLGTSVTWAEARDAAGAIRGDTGMVIVESPANPTLTEVDIQALSAACAPVPVLVDNTFATPALQRPLDRGAGIVLHSATKYLGGHGDVMGGVIACDELFARSLRQIRFATGGVLHPVAGYQLLRGLSTLPVRMQRASATAAELARRLAAHPAVTRVHYPGLNGAPRPDKQMDGGGAMVSFEVAADPHAVVGAVRLLTPAVSLGSVDSLIQHPVSLTHHVMEPDSREKAGISPRLLRVSTGLEHVDDLWADLAGALARAQALAPSQVPA, from the coding sequence ATGACCTCGCATCACTGGACCACCCGCGCCATCCACGCGGGACGTGACGATCTCGTCGATCTCGGGCTGCACGCCCCTCCCCTCGACCTGTCCACCACCTACCCCTCACGTGACACCGCGGCCGAGGCGGCACGGCTCGACGTGTTCAGCGCCGGAGTCGACGACGGTGGTCCGCCGATCTACGGCCGGGTCGGCAACCCCACGGTCAGCCGCTTCGAGTCGGCGCTCGCCGAGCTCGAAGGGGCCGAGGCGGCGGTCGCCTTCGCCAGTGGCATGGCGGCACTGGCGGCCTGCCTGCTCGCCCTGGTCATGCGGGGACGCCCGCACGTCGTGGCGATCCGCCCCCTCTACGGGACCAGCGACCACCTGCTGGAGACGGGCCTGCTGGGCACCTCGGTGACGTGGGCGGAGGCCCGTGACGCCGCAGGCGCCATCAGGGGCGACACGGGGATGGTGATCGTCGAGTCACCCGCCAACCCGACCCTCACCGAGGTCGACATCCAGGCGCTGTCCGCCGCGTGCGCGCCCGTGCCCGTGCTCGTGGACAACACCTTCGCGACCCCGGCACTCCAGCGTCCCCTGGACCGCGGCGCCGGCATCGTCCTGCACAGCGCCACCAAGTACCTGGGCGGCCACGGTGACGTCATGGGCGGCGTCATCGCCTGCGACGAGCTCTTCGCCCGGAGCCTGCGGCAGATCCGCTTCGCCACCGGAGGCGTGCTGCACCCGGTCGCCGGCTACCAGCTCCTCCGGGGCCTCTCCACCCTCCCCGTCCGGATGCAGCGTGCCTCGGCCACCGCCGCTGAGCTGGCCCGCCGTCTCGCGGCCCACCCGGCGGTCACGCGGGTCCACTACCCCGGGCTGAACGGTGCGCCGCGACCCGACAAGCAGATGGACGGGGGCGGTGCGATGGTGTCCTTCGAGGTGGCCGCCGACCCGCACGCGGTCGTCGGCGCCGTCCGCCTCCTCACCCCCGCCGTCAGCCTCGGCAGCGTGGACAGCCTCATCCAGCATCCCGTCTCGCTCACCCACCACGTGATGGAACCGGACTCGCGCGAGAAGGCCGGGATATCCCCGCGGCTGCTGCGCGTCTCCACGGGCCTGGAGCACGTGGACGACCTGTGGGCCGACCTCGCGGGGGCGCTCGCACGCGCGCAGGCCCTTGCGCCCTCGCAGGTGCCCGCATGA
- the cobM gene encoding precorrin-4 C(11)-methyltransferase, protein MTVYFIGAGPGAADLITVRGARLLATCPVCLYAGSLVPRELLESCPPDARLVDTQKLDLDRITAELVDADRAGQDVARLHSGDPSVFSAVAEQMRRLDAAGVPYEMVPGVPAFAAAAAALGRELTVPTVGQTVILTRLARQATAMPDGEDLATLGRSGALLVLHLAVRYADEAVAELLPHYGADCPAAVVAFASRPDEVVLRGTLAGIAEQVRRAGITRTAVIIVGRTLAAAEFRDSHLYSSERARD, encoded by the coding sequence ATGACCGTCTACTTCATCGGCGCGGGACCCGGCGCCGCCGACCTGATCACCGTGCGGGGCGCGCGGCTGCTCGCCACCTGCCCGGTCTGCCTGTACGCGGGCAGCCTCGTGCCGCGCGAACTGCTGGAGTCCTGCCCGCCGGACGCCCGGCTCGTGGACACCCAGAAGCTCGACCTGGACCGCATCACCGCCGAACTGGTCGACGCGGACCGCGCCGGGCAGGACGTGGCGCGGCTGCACTCCGGTGACCCGTCCGTCTTCAGCGCCGTCGCCGAGCAGATGCGGCGGCTGGACGCGGCCGGCGTGCCGTACGAGATGGTGCCGGGCGTGCCCGCGTTCGCGGCCGCCGCGGCGGCGCTCGGGCGGGAGCTGACCGTGCCGACCGTCGGCCAGACCGTGATCCTCACCCGGCTCGCCCGGCAGGCCACCGCGATGCCGGACGGCGAGGACCTCGCCACGCTGGGCCGCAGCGGCGCCCTGCTGGTGCTGCACCTGGCGGTGCGGTACGCCGACGAGGCCGTCGCCGAACTGCTGCCGCACTACGGCGCCGACTGCCCGGCCGCGGTCGTGGCCTTCGCCAGCCGGCCGGACGAGGTGGTGCTGCGCGGCACCCTCGCCGGCATCGCCGAGCAGGTGCGCCGGGCCGGGATCACCCGGACCGCCGTGATCATCGTGGGCCGGACCCTGGCCGCGGCGGAGTTCCGCGACAGCCACCTCTACTCATCGGAGCGCGCGCGGGACTGA
- the cbiE gene encoding precorrin-6y C5,15-methyltransferase (decarboxylating) subunit CbiE translates to MVTDPEPEPVPLAGVSVVGIGADGWGGLGGGARDAVLAADVVIGGARQLALLPAECRAERVVWPSPLRPAVGRLLVEHAGRRIVVLASGDPLFYGIGRAVAEEAAALGDRGVGVPRILPHPSSVSYACARLGWAVEDTGVVTLVGRPTDRLAAALHHGRRLLVLSAGTGTPAEVAALLRDRGFGPSRLRVLEQLGGPRERVVGGDAGTSADAWAEPPGDPLNIVAVQCRRAPGALRLGAVPGLPDEAYESDGQLTKRHVRAATLAALAPAPGELLWDIGGGSGSIGVEWLRTHPSCRAVTVERDPVRAERIARNAARLGVPALDVVTGAAPAALAHLPAPDAVFVGGGLTAPGLLDACWAALPPGGRLVANTVTLESEALLADARRRHGGDLVRLAVAHAVPVGTFTGWRQAMPVTQWAVTKPGETGEAGDAAPGDPGAVAPEPRGGPS, encoded by the coding sequence ATGGTCACCGACCCCGAACCCGAGCCCGTGCCGCTCGCCGGTGTGAGTGTTGTCGGTATCGGGGCCGACGGGTGGGGCGGGCTTGGCGGGGGTGCGCGGGATGCGGTGCTTGCCGCCGATGTCGTGATCGGGGGCGCCCGGCAACTGGCCCTGCTGCCCGCCGAGTGCCGTGCCGAGCGGGTGGTGTGGCCCTCGCCGTTGCGGCCCGCCGTAGGGCGGCTGCTCGTGGAGCATGCCGGGCGGCGGATCGTCGTTCTCGCCAGTGGGGATCCGCTCTTCTACGGCATCGGGCGCGCGGTCGCGGAGGAGGCGGCGGCGCTCGGTGACCGCGGTGTCGGGGTCCCGCGCATCCTCCCGCACCCCTCCTCCGTTTCGTACGCCTGCGCCCGGCTCGGCTGGGCCGTCGAGGACACCGGCGTCGTCACCCTCGTCGGCCGCCCCACCGACCGGCTCGCCGCTGCGCTGCACCACGGCCGCCGGCTGCTGGTGCTGAGCGCCGGGACCGGCACGCCCGCCGAGGTCGCCGCGCTGCTCCGGGACCGGGGCTTCGGGCCCAGCCGGCTCCGCGTACTCGAACAGCTCGGCGGGCCCCGGGAGCGGGTCGTCGGCGGGGACGCCGGGACCAGCGCCGACGCGTGGGCGGAGCCGCCCGGGGACCCCCTGAACATCGTGGCGGTCCAGTGCCGCAGGGCGCCCGGGGCGCTGCGCCTCGGCGCGGTGCCGGGGCTGCCCGACGAGGCCTACGAATCCGACGGGCAGCTCACCAAGCGGCACGTCCGCGCCGCCACGCTCGCGGCACTCGCCCCCGCGCCCGGCGAACTGCTCTGGGACATCGGCGGCGGCTCCGGCTCGATCGGCGTCGAGTGGCTGCGCACCCATCCGTCCTGCCGCGCCGTCACGGTCGAACGCGACCCGGTGCGCGCCGAGCGGATCGCGCGCAACGCCGCCCGGCTCGGCGTGCCCGCGCTGGACGTCGTCACCGGCGCCGCCCCCGCCGCGCTGGCCCACCTGCCCGCCCCCGACGCGGTGTTCGTCGGCGGCGGGCTGACCGCGCCCGGCCTGCTCGACGCCTGCTGGGCCGCGCTGCCGCCCGGCGGCCGGCTGGTCGCCAACACCGTCACCCTGGAGTCCGAGGCCCTCCTCGCCGACGCCCGCCGCAGGCACGGCGGCGACCTGGTGCGCCTCGCCGTGGCGCACGCCGTCCCCGTGGGCACGTTCACCGGCTGGCGGCAGGCCATGCCGGTCACGCAGTGGGCGGTGACCAAGCCGGGGGAGACGGGGGAGGCCGGGGACGCAGCCCCGGGTGACCCCGGTGCCGTAGCACCCGAGCCGCGAGGAGGCCCCTCATGA
- the cbiD gene encoding cobalt-precorrin-5B (C(1))-methyltransferase CbiD: MHRGEVLPLSEAADGAPRGGRRGQLKHSGLRPGWTTGACATAAATAASVALRTGEFPDPVRIVLPDGRTVAFALAVEELDEDRGEAMAGVVKDAGDDPDVTHGALVRARVRGLPRGSGVVFRAGPGVGTVTRPGLPLDVGEPAINPVPRQMIRDNLARAARDARAAAGAGPVVDNGPVADADRVADASAGADTGPGVDADPGADAAPEAHATPEAGTRPAADADPDVDAEVTLSIDNGEEIARSTWNPRLGILGGLSVLGTTGVVVPYSCSAWIDSIRRGVDVARAAGRRHVAGCTGSTSERTVVDEYGLPEDALLDMGDFAGAVLKYLRRHPVERLTVCGGFAKLSKLAAGHLDLHSARSQVDKGFLAGLARHGGAGETLAEAVASANTGLEALRLCAAAGVPLGDLVAGAARDHALSVLRGAPVAVDVICVDRAGTVVGRSTVR, from the coding sequence GTGCATCGCGGGGAGGTCCTTCCGTTGAGCGAGGCGGCGGACGGCGCGCCGCGGGGCGGGCGCCGGGGTCAACTGAAGCACAGCGGTCTGAGGCCCGGATGGACCACCGGTGCCTGCGCGACGGCCGCGGCCACCGCGGCGTCCGTCGCGCTGCGCACCGGCGAGTTCCCGGACCCGGTGCGGATCGTGCTGCCCGACGGCCGGACGGTGGCGTTCGCGCTGGCCGTGGAGGAACTGGACGAGGACCGCGGCGAGGCCATGGCGGGGGTGGTGAAGGACGCCGGGGACGACCCGGACGTCACGCACGGCGCGCTGGTCAGGGCGAGGGTGCGGGGCCTTCCGCGCGGTTCCGGCGTGGTCTTCAGGGCCGGCCCCGGCGTCGGCACCGTCACCCGCCCCGGCCTGCCGCTCGACGTCGGCGAGCCCGCGATCAACCCCGTGCCGCGGCAGATGATCCGCGACAACCTGGCCCGCGCGGCGCGAGACGCACGCGCCGCGGCGGGCGCCGGTCCCGTGGTGGACAACGGCCCCGTGGCGGACGCCGATCGCGTGGCGGACGCCAGTGCCGGGGCGGACACCGGCCCCGGAGTGGACGCCGATCCCGGGGCGGACGCCGCCCCCGAAGCGCACGCCACCCCCGAGGCGGGCACCCGCCCCGCGGCGGACGCCGACCCCGACGTGGACGCCGAGGTGACCCTCTCCATCGACAACGGCGAGGAGATCGCCCGCTCGACGTGGAACCCGCGGCTCGGCATCCTCGGCGGCCTCTCCGTCCTCGGCACCACCGGCGTCGTCGTGCCGTACTCGTGCTCCGCGTGGATCGACTCGATCCGCCGCGGGGTGGACGTCGCGCGCGCCGCGGGGCGCCGGCACGTGGCCGGATGCACCGGGTCGACGTCGGAGCGGACCGTCGTCGACGAGTACGGGCTGCCCGAGGACGCCCTGCTCGACATGGGGGACTTCGCGGGCGCCGTCCTCAAGTACCTGCGCCGGCACCCCGTGGAACGGCTCACCGTCTGCGGCGGCTTCGCGAAGCTGTCGAAGCTGGCGGCCGGGCACCTCGACCTGCACTCGGCGCGTTCGCAGGTGGACAAGGGCTTCCTCGCCGGACTCGCCCGGCACGGCGGGGCCGGCGAGACGCTCGCGGAAGCGGTCGCGTCCGCCAACACCGGCCTGGAGGCGCTCCGGCTCTGCGCGGCGGCGGGCGTGCCGCTGGGCGACCTGGTGGCGGGGGCGGCCCGCGACCACGCCCTGTCCGTGCTGCGCGGCGCGCCCGTGGCGGTGGACGTGATCTGCGTCGACCGCGCGGGAACGGTGGTGGGGCGCAGCACCGTGCGGTGA
- a CDS encoding RidA family protein — MTERRAILTGSPFEEQIGYARAVVDGDWVHVSGTTGFDYTTMAISDDVVEQAEQCLRTIGFALAEAGCTFADVVRVRYLLPDRDDFEPCWPVLRRTFGEVRPAATMMVCGLADPRMKMEIEVYARRTTS; from the coding sequence GTGACAGAACGACGCGCGATCCTGACCGGTTCCCCCTTCGAGGAGCAGATCGGCTACGCCCGGGCCGTCGTCGACGGCGACTGGGTGCACGTCTCCGGGACCACCGGTTTCGACTACACCACCATGGCGATCTCCGACGACGTGGTGGAGCAGGCCGAGCAGTGCCTGCGCACGATCGGGTTCGCCCTGGCCGAGGCGGGGTGCACGTTCGCGGACGTGGTGCGGGTGCGCTACCTGCTCCCCGACCGGGACGACTTCGAGCCGTGCTGGCCGGTCCTGCGCCGCACGTTCGGCGAGGTACGGCCGGCGGCCACGATGATGGTGTGCGGGCTCGCCGACCCCCGGATGAAGATGGAGATAGAGGTGTACGCGCGCCGGACCACGTCGTAA
- a CDS encoding cobalt-precorrin-6A reductase, with the protein MHVLVLGGTTEGRRVAELLADGGAAGAAGARSPASTAPGTGGFGAAVPGVPGATRPVPGGPPARGPSSRTLAGFPHKGAVTRVTTSLAGRVAAPRMPPGEVRVGGFGGIGPMARWLTEHRVDLLIDATHPFARTISFHAAEAADMAHVPLLALRRPGWVPVPGDRWHPAGSLGDAATMLPALGERIFLTTGRTGLAAFAGLEMSWFLVRSVDRPGPPCPPYMKVLLDRGPFTLDGERDLLRRHGIDVLVTKDSGGLATAPKLTAAREAGIPVIMIRRPLPPEDVPEVSTPEEAVAWMRVRWGG; encoded by the coding sequence ATGCACGTACTCGTCCTCGGCGGCACCACGGAGGGCCGGAGGGTGGCGGAACTGCTGGCCGACGGAGGCGCGGCGGGAGCGGCGGGCGCCCGCTCCCCGGCCAGCACGGCCCCCGGCACGGGCGGGTTCGGCGCCGCGGTCCCTGGCGTGCCGGGCGCCACCCGGCCGGTGCCCGGCGGGCCGCCGGCCCGCGGACCGTCCTCGCGCACCCTGGCGGGGTTCCCGCACAAGGGCGCCGTGACACGGGTGACCACCTCGCTCGCCGGGCGGGTCGCCGCGCCCCGGATGCCCCCCGGCGAGGTGCGCGTCGGAGGCTTCGGCGGGATCGGCCCCATGGCGCGCTGGCTGACCGAGCACCGGGTCGACCTGCTCATCGACGCCACCCATCCCTTCGCCAGGACCATCAGTTTCCACGCGGCCGAGGCCGCCGACATGGCCCATGTTCCCCTGCTGGCACTGCGCCGCCCCGGCTGGGTGCCCGTCCCGGGTGACCGCTGGCATCCGGCCGGCTCGCTCGGCGACGCGGCGACGATGCTGCCCGCGCTCGGCGAGCGGATCTTCCTCACCACCGGGCGCACCGGCCTGGCAGCCTTCGCCGGGCTGGAGATGTCCTGGTTCCTCGTGCGCTCCGTGGACCGGCCGGGGCCGCCCTGCCCGCCGTACATGAAGGTCCTGCTGGACCGGGGCCCGTTCACCCTCGACGGGGAGCGCGACCTGCTGCGCCGGCACGGCATCGACGTCCTCGTCACCAAGGACAGCGGCGGCCTCGCCACCGCGCCCAAGCTCACCGCGGCCCGCGAGGCGGGCATCCCGGTCATCATGATCCGCCGCCCGCTGCCGCCCGAGGACGTGCCGGAGGTCAGCACGCCGGAGGAGGCGGTGGCGTGGATGCGGGTGCGGTGGGGCGGTTAG
- a CDS encoding aldo/keto reductase, with protein sequence MALDQYYLLGRSGLRVSRLALGTMNFGVAGFHASYGKTEEQARPLFRRYLEAGGNFVDTADFYTAGQSEVILGNLIAEAKVRERVVLTTKFTNSVDQGDPNAGGNGRKHMIRAVEDSLRRLRTDYVDLFMLHTWDRITPVEEVLRTFDDLTRAGKIRYAGLSDVPAWYAARAQTYAEAHSLVPLVSLQLPYSLVERTVEDEHVPMGQSLGLGITAWSPLGGGFLTGKYRRDDADPGASGGLGLSGEGRLGEGAPSGLSLGDREWGLLEVLRDVADRLGVTMAQVAVNWVATRPGIGSAIVGASRPEQLDANMAALDFEIPAELRGRLDAASAVPPRSVYRMFTPEYQGWVISPGVKVGDKPVGYVGAVRNW encoded by the coding sequence ATGGCTCTCGACCAGTACTACCTGCTCGGACGCTCCGGGCTGCGCGTCAGCCGGCTGGCGCTGGGCACCATGAACTTCGGCGTCGCGGGATTCCACGCCTCCTACGGGAAGACGGAGGAGCAGGCCCGGCCCCTCTTCCGCCGCTACCTCGAAGCGGGCGGCAACTTCGTCGACACCGCCGACTTCTACACCGCGGGCCAGAGCGAGGTGATCCTCGGCAACCTCATCGCCGAGGCCAAGGTGCGCGAGCGGGTGGTGCTCACCACCAAGTTCACCAACAGCGTCGACCAGGGCGACCCCAACGCCGGCGGCAACGGCCGCAAGCACATGATCCGCGCGGTCGAGGACTCCCTGCGCCGGCTGCGCACCGACTACGTCGACCTGTTCATGCTGCACACCTGGGACCGGATCACCCCCGTCGAGGAGGTCCTGCGCACCTTCGACGACCTCACCCGGGCTGGCAAGATCCGCTACGCGGGGCTGTCGGACGTGCCCGCCTGGTACGCGGCCCGCGCCCAGACGTACGCCGAGGCGCACTCCCTCGTTCCCCTGGTGAGCCTCCAGCTCCCCTACTCCCTCGTCGAGCGGACCGTCGAGGACGAGCACGTGCCCATGGGCCAGAGCCTCGGCCTCGGCATCACCGCCTGGAGCCCGCTCGGCGGCGGCTTCCTCACCGGCAAGTACCGGCGCGACGACGCGGACCCGGGTGCCTCGGGCGGGCTCGGCCTCAGCGGTGAGGGGCGGCTCGGCGAGGGGGCGCCGTCCGGGCTCTCCCTGGGTGACCGGGAGTGGGGACTCCTTGAGGTCCTGCGGGATGTCGCCGACCGGCTCGGCGTGACGATGGCGCAGGTCGCCGTCAACTGGGTCGCCACCCGGCCCGGGATCGGGTCGGCGATCGTCGGCGCGAGCAGGCCCGAGCAGCTTGACGCGAACATGGCCGCGCTCGACTTCGAGATTCCGGCGGAGCTGCGGGGCCGGCTCGACGCGGCGAGTGCGGTGCCGCCGCGGTCGGTGTACCGGATGTTCACGCCCGAGTACCAGGGGTGGGTGATCAGCCCCGGGGTCAAGGTGGGGGACAAGCCGGTCGGGTATGTGGGTGCGGTGCGGAACTGGTAG